DNA from Sphaerodactylus townsendi isolate TG3544 linkage group LG08, MPM_Stown_v2.3, whole genome shotgun sequence:
AGGCCTTGTGGTTGACCCGGATCCGTCAGCAAGGTTCAGTCGCTGACGGTTGAttgatggaaggaaggaagtactGTTTTGAGGCTGATTTTTTCCTCCCATCATTGAAATATGCTCATTGCCCACGTTTTCCAGGCCCTTGACAAATACTGCAGTTTTTGGTATTGCCTTCAGTGATCAGCTTTCAGACTGTACTGTCTAAATTGACTGGTGGTAATATTTTGAGATGTGAACCTGAAATTTGATCGCTTGTCTGACCATTTTTAGAATTTCAGTGTGGGTCTTGCCACATTGCCCCGTGGACACTTGCGATGCATTTGCAAACATACAAACAAGCAGGCAAAACGTGCCATGGTGGAATAAAAGTACTCTGAACTCCTGTTTATGTCCCTAAGCAAAGTTGAAGTGTATACTTCACTTTCTTGTGGAAATCCATGGAACTTTAGAAGAGCTTAACTTGGGCTGGATCAGGTCCTGAATTCCCAGACATATTAGCAGCAGCAAGGCTAGGAATGTATGCCACCAAGATGGAACTGCCTCGCAAAAAATCACTAGTATTATGTAACCAGTTGTTGTGAAGGATGGGGTAAAACCCCAGGTAGCAGAGTTGCACAACTCACTGGAACGCAGTAGGAACTCACACGCACACAGTTGTGTCCTCTTGAGGTTCAGACTGACTAATAATAAAACAACTTTCCAATTTGTAAATAACACCAAAGCCTTTTGAATTACGACAAAATATTGTGCTTTATACAGAATTTTGATAATTTCCTTTATTGTATAGGAATTGTACCTATAGCTGACTTTTCTTGTTGGAAACTCTGAGCAACGGActggtactaccgtgtttccccaaaaataagacagtgtcttatattaatttttgctcccaaagatgcgctgtgccttattttcaggggatgtcttatttttctgtgttctgttcgtcaggcatgcttccaaacaaaaactttgctatgtcttacttttggaggatgccttatatttcacactacagcaaaacctctactacgtcttattttccggggatgtcttatattcggggaaacagggtatggctCAGTGTGCATCTGCACAgtattggcatgcagaaggtcccaggctcaatctgCAGTTGTTTTTTTAAGGAGCGGGTATTAGGTGGTGGCCCTGACTTGGAAGGCCCAGTCTTTCAGgtcttagaagctaagctgggtcaaccctggttagtatttggatgggagaccaccaaggaagtccagggtcactatgctgACGTAGTCAACGGCGAACCATTTCTGTTACTCTagtgccttggaaaccctactgggttgccatgtggcagctgcaatttgacagcactttcgaCTTAGGGCATGAGACCATgaacagctgctgccagccagagcggacaacactgactttgatagaccagtggtcctgactcagtacaaggcagccTATGTGACGCTCCAAAGTATTAAAGCTGCAACTAGCTTAGCTTTAACAACATCTGTTATTGATTTATTGCTTTGGAAAACTTATATGCCAGCTCTCCTGAGGCTTGCTCTCAAAGGCAGCTCACagagtaaaaacaataaaataataaagatgaACATCACATAAACAACCTTAAAATAAGTCCGGGGCTTGCTAAGGGACAGCATAAAAAATCCAGCCGATTAAATCAGTATCCATAAGAGGGCCTTCAGGCCataaaaaacaactttttaaaagatggtttGCTTCCGTTAAATGCCTGAATGAAGAGGAATGTTTTAACCGAGTGCCTAAAGGACAGTACAGTAGGCTCCAGGTAAGTCTTAAGGGGAAGACTTTTCAAAAGGCAAGGTACCACTactgaaaaaaaccctgtttgttgGCATCCATCTCCCCTCCGTAGGCAGGGGCACAGAAGGCAGGGATTGAGAACAGGATCTTAACTAGTAGACTGGAAAGAGCAGGCTGTGTTGTTAGAGAATGAATGAACAGCTCTACACACCTGTCAGTTGCTCTCCATTATTATTACTAAATGTACACAATATATGATGTAGCCTTATGTGAAGTTTCGCCATTGATGGATACAgcttagtgtttttttttttcttgactaCTGGTATTCCCTTTTTTTCTAGGATTTGGAAAGTAATGCAACAGAACACTTTTGAAGAAAGCAGATACCCCTGGCAGGAGTCATTTGAAAATGTTAACGTCTGCATGCCGTTTCGTTGCCCGAGATGTGGGGACCACACACGATTCCGGACCTTGTCTTCCTTGAGAGCTCACCTCGAATACAATCACAGCTACGAAGAAAGAAGCCTCCTGACGAAATGCAACCTCTTTTCCTCTTTCAAGGATGCAGACCTGATCTGTGCTTCCGAGCCCTTGACGCAAGCAGTGCTTGGGGATAGCACGAGTATTGTGAAACCAAAGCCGTCCTACTTGAACTTCTGCGACTCAACCCATGAAAACACAAACAACAGGAAGCCGTTGGAAGTGGAAGCGGAGAGACCTGCTTCTTTTGGGACAAATTACATGACGGGTGAGACCGACGAGGAGCTCCTTTCTAAGCCGGGTCTGGTGACCATAGACTCTAAAGCTTCATTTGAGGCCCATGTGAGAGAGAAGTTCAACCGAATGGTGGAAGCCGTGGATAAAACAATCGAGAAGCGGATTGACAAGCTTACCAAAGAGCTGGCCCAAAAGACTGCCGAACTCTTGGAGGTTCGAGCGGCCTTTGTGCAGCTTTCGCAGAAGAAACAGGAAGTGCAGAGGCGCGAAAGGACCCTAAACAGACAAGTGGACGTCGCAGTTGAGATGATTGCGGTGCTGAAACAGCGCCTCGTGGATTCCGAGGAAGAGCTTCACAGGAAGGAGGAGTAAGTAGAAGGATGGGGCGTGTAGCAAGGCAGTGGCATGTATCTTCCCTTAGTTCCTCCAACCTAAGgatccttccttcttcttcagtgggtCTTCCATTGGATGAAAAGCTGCTGAACTTGGAAGATGTTTCCTTaggaggaagagccacttaaggtGGAGGAAATCTCCTTAGATGGAAAGGAGGCTTCCAACTCTTTTCAGTTGAATGGTAGGATATATACCATTGTGCGGTTCGCAGTAGTTTTTTTGGTATGTACAAGACAATGTGACCATCAAAATGTTCCAGATTGTGAGGCCCTTACTAGGTGTTTCAAGCGACACAGATAGCAGGACTATGGCATGCTTGAATAGGTACAGGAAGGCCTGTGTAAGACAGATGCAGACCAAACTTCTTACCTGCTTTTTAGCTTATTGGGCAAGAGGCACCCCTTGGGATATCCTTTAGCATGCACAAAAGCAATATAGTCTCGTACTTAGAATTGTGGCTGACATGCTTTCCAAAAAGCCTAGCTACCATCACTCTAAAAAGGTCTAAAGAGGGGATGTCATATTAATACAAGGGCTAGGAGggtgtagggccgtggtggcgaacctttggcactccagatgttatggactacaattcccatcagcccctgccagcatggtcaattggccatgctggcaggggctgatgggaattgttgtccattggggtgggggggggtgcgggggggggggggggtggcggggggggggggggggtggtggggggtgggggggttgggggtgggggggggtgggggcgggggggggtgtgctggggggggggggggtgggggggggggggggtgggggggggggggggtgggggggggggggggtgggggggggggggggtgggggggggggggggtgggggggggggggggtgggggggggggggggtgggggggggggggggtgggggggggggggggtgggggggggggggggtgggggggggggggggtgggggggggggggggtgggggggggggggggtgggggggggggggggtgggggggggggggggtgggggggggggggggtgggggggggggggggtgggggggggggggggtgggggggggggggggtgggggggggggggggtgggggggggggggggtgggggggggggggggtgggggggggggggggtgggggggggggggggtgggggggggggggggtgggggggggggggggtgggggggggggggggtgggggggggggggggtgggggggggggggggtgggggggggggggggtgggggggggggggggtgggggggggggggggtgggggggggggggggtgggggggggggggggtgggggggggggggggtgggggggggggggggtgggggggggggggggtgggggggggggggggtgggggggggggggggtgggggggggggggggtgggggggggggggggtgggggggggggggggtgggggggggggggggtgggggggggggggggtgggggggggggggggtgggggggggggggggtgggggggggggggggtgggggggggggggggtgggggggggggggggtgggggggggggggggtgggggggggggggggtgggggggggggggggtgggggggggggggggtgggggggggggggggtgggggggggggggggtgggggggggggggggtgggggggggggggggtgggggggggggggggtgggggggggggggggtgggggggggggggggtgggggggggggggggtgggggggggggggggtgggggggggggggggtgggggggggggggggtgggggggggggggggtgggggggggggggggtgggggggggggggggtgggggggggggggggtgggggggggggggggtgggggggggggggggtgggggggggggggggtgggggggggggggggtgggggggggggggggtgggggggggggggggtgggggggggggggggtgggggggggggggggtgggggggggggggggtgggggggggggggggtgggggggggggggggtgggggggggggggggtgggggggggggggggtgggggggggggggggtgggggggggggggggtgggggggggggggggtgggggggggggggggtgggggggggggggggtgggggggggggggggtgggggggggggggggtgggggggggggggggtgggggggggggggggtgggggggggggggggtgggggggggggggggtgggggggggggggggtgggggggggggggggtgggggggggggggggtgggggggggggggggtgggggggggggggggtgggggggggggggggtgggggggggggggggtgggggggggggggggtgggggggggggggggtgggggggggggggggtgggggggggggggggtgggggggggggggggtgggggggggggggggtgggggggggggggggtgggggggggggggggtgggggggggggggggtgggggggggggggggtgggggggggggggggtgggggggggggggggtgggggggggggggggtgggggggggggggggtgggggggggggggggtgggggggggggggggtgggggggggggggggtgggggggggggggggtgggggggggggggggtgggggggggggggggtgggggggggggggggtgggggggggggggggtgggggggggggggggtgggggggggggggggtgggggggggggggggtgggggggggggggggtgggggggggggggggtgggggggggggggggtgggggggggggggggtgggggggggggggggtgggggggggggggggtgggggggggggggggtgggggggggggggggtgggggggggg
Protein-coding regions in this window:
- the ZNF365 gene encoding protein ZNF365 yields the protein MQQNTFEESRYPWQESFENVNVCMPFRCPRCGDHTRFRTLSSLRAHLEYNHSYEERSLLTKCNLFSSFKDADLICASEPLTQAVLGDSTSIVKPKPSYLNFCDSTHENTNNRKPLEVEAERPASFGTNYMTGETDEELLSKPGLVTIDSKASFEAHVREKFNRMVEAVDKTIEKRIDKLTKELAQKTAELLEVRAAFVQLSQKKQEVQRRERTLNRQVDVAVEMIAVLKQRLVDSEEELHRKEE